A region of Peromyscus maniculatus bairdii isolate BWxNUB_F1_BW_parent chromosome 7, HU_Pman_BW_mat_3.1, whole genome shotgun sequence DNA encodes the following proteins:
- the Gnat1 gene encoding guanine nucleotide-binding protein G(t) subunit alpha-1 — MGAGASAEEKHSRELEKKLKEDAEKDARTVKLLLLGAGESGKSTIVKQMKIIHQDGYSLEECLEFIAIIYGNTLQSILAIVRAMTTLNIQYGDSARQDDARKLMHMADTIEEGTMPKEMSDIIQRLWKDSGIQACFERASEYQLNDSAGYYLSDLERLVTPGYVPTEQDVLRSRVKTTGIIETQFSFKDLNFRMFDVGGQRSERKKWIHCFEGVTCIIFIAALSAYDMVLVEDDEVNRMHESLHLFNSICNHRYFATTSIVLFLNKKDVFSEKIKKAHLSICFPDYDGPNTYEDAGNYIKVQFLELNMRRDVKEIYSHMTCATDTQNVKFVFDAVTDIIIKENLKDCGLF; from the exons ATGGGGGCTGGGGCCAGTGCTGAGGAGAAGCATTCCAGAGAGCTAGAAAAGAAGCTGAAAGAGGATGCTGAGAAAGATGCTCGAACGgtgaagctgctgctgctgg GTGCTGGTGAATCCGGGAAGAGCACCATTGTCAAGCAGATGAA GATTATCCACCAGGATGGTTATTCACTGGAAGAATGCCTGGAGTTCATTGCCATCATCTATGGCAACACGCTGCAGTCCATCCTGGCCATTGTTCGGGCTATGACCACGCTCAACATTCAGTATGGAGATTCAGCGAGACAG GATGATGCCCGGAAGCTGATGCACATGGCGGATACCATTGAGGAAGGCACAATGCCTAAGGAGATGTCCGACATCATTCAGCGCTTGTGGAAAGACTCGGGTATCCAAGCTTGCTTCGAACGTGCCTCGGAGTACCAGCTCAATGACTCTGCTGGCTA CTATCTTTCAGATCTAGAGCGTCTAGTGACTCCAGGCTATGTGCCCACTGAGCAGGACGTGCTGCGCTCTCGTGTCAAAACCACCGGCATCATCGAGACGCAGTTCTCCTTCAAGGACCTCAACTTCAG AATGTTCGATGTGGGCGGGCAGCGTTCCGAGCGCAAAAAGTGGATCCATTGCTTCGAGGGTGTGACCTGCATCATTTTCATCGCCGCACTGAGCGCTTACGACATGGTGCTGGTGGAGGACGACGAAGTG aACCGAATGCACGAGAGCCTGCACCTGTTCAACAGCATCTGCAACCACCGTTACTTCGCCACTACATCCATCGTGCTCTTCCTCAACAAGAAGGACGTTTTCTCCGAGAAGATAAAAAAGGCACACCTCAGCATCTGCTTTCCCGATTACGATG GACCTAACACTTACGAGGATGCCGGCAACTACATCAAAGTGCAGTTCCTCGAGCTTAACATGCGACGTGACGTGAAGGAGATCTACTCCCACATGACGTGCGCCACCGACACACAGAACGTCAAGTTTGTCTTTGACGCTGTCACCGACATTATCATCAAGGAGAACCTCAAAGACTGCGGGCTCTTCTGA